The following are encoded in a window of Mannheimia varigena genomic DNA:
- a CDS encoding NupC/NupG family nucleoside CNT transporter — MDILNSLLGICILLLIAFLLSNNKKAINYRTVIGALAIQMGIGALILYVPIGRNVLMAISDGVAKIISFGADGMNFLFGGLVSDKMFELFDGGGFVFAFRVLPPIIFFAALISTLYYLGIMQFIIKIIGGGLQKLLGTSKAESTSAAANIFVGQTEAPLLVKPFVQKMTQSELFAVMVGGLASIAGASLAGYAGMGIPLPYLIAASFMAAPGGLLFAKLLYPQTEKTNDDITLVDEEEKPANIIEAAASGAASGVQLAINIGGMLIAFIALISMLNWIISALAGLVGQEGVTMQSILGYLFQPLAWAIGVPWEEAQVSGALIGEKLILNEFVAYVDFLKYLSPESAVHLSPKTVAIITFTLCGFANLGSIAILVGGLGSMAPNRRSDIAKLGIRAVIAGSLSNLMSGAIAGLFIGIGGSVM; from the coding sequence ATGGACATTTTAAACAGTTTATTAGGTATCTGTATTTTGTTATTGATAGCCTTTTTATTATCAAATAACAAAAAGGCTATTAATTATCGTACAGTTATAGGTGCTCTTGCTATTCAAATGGGAATAGGAGCATTAATTTTATATGTGCCTATTGGTCGTAATGTGCTTATGGCTATATCTGATGGTGTAGCGAAAATTATTAGTTTTGGTGCTGATGGAATGAATTTTCTGTTTGGAGGTTTAGTCAGCGATAAAATGTTTGAGCTTTTTGATGGTGGCGGTTTTGTTTTTGCATTTCGTGTTCTTCCTCCTATTATCTTCTTTGCAGCATTAATTTCTACTCTTTACTATTTGGGTATTATGCAGTTTATCATTAAAATTATTGGTGGAGGATTACAAAAATTATTAGGCACTTCAAAAGCTGAATCTACATCTGCAGCAGCCAATATCTTTGTTGGACAGACAGAAGCCCCGCTTTTGGTAAAACCATTTGTCCAAAAAATGACACAATCTGAGTTGTTTGCTGTTATGGTTGGGGGATTAGCATCTATTGCAGGAGCTTCATTAGCAGGTTATGCAGGAATGGGGATTCCTCTGCCTTACCTTATTGCAGCATCATTTATGGCTGCTCCGGGAGGTTTACTATTCGCCAAATTGTTATATCCACAAACAGAAAAAACTAATGATGATATTACATTGGTAGATGAAGAGGAAAAACCAGCAAATATTATTGAAGCTGCTGCTTCAGGTGCTGCATCGGGTGTTCAATTAGCTATTAATATTGGTGGTATGTTGATTGCCTTTATAGCTTTAATTTCAATGCTTAACTGGATTATTTCAGCTCTTGCAGGATTAGTGGGACAAGAAGGCGTTACTATGCAATCAATACTTGGTTATCTATTCCAACCATTAGCTTGGGCAATAGGTGTTCCTTGGGAAGAAGCTCAAGTATCCGGTGCATTAATTGGTGAAAAACTCATTCTTAATGAGTTCGTTGCTTATGTTGATTTTCTTAAATATTTAAGTCCTGAATCAGCAGTTCATCTCAGTCCTAAAACAGTGGCTATTATCACTTTTACTCTTTGTGGTTTTGCTAACCTGGGATCTATTGCAATTTTAGTAGGTGGTTTAGGTAGTATGGCTCCAAACCGCCGCAGTGATATTGCTAAATTAGGTATTAGAGCGGTAATTGCAGGATCGCTTTCAAACTTAATGAGTGGAGCTATAGCAGGCTTATTTATTGGAATTGGTGGCTCAGTAATGTAG
- a CDS encoding pseudouridine-5'-phosphate glycosidase: protein MNKYLALSQEVKDGIAKGLPIVALESTIISHGMPYPQNVKMAREVEQIIRENGAVPATIAIVDGKIKIGLSDDELEMFGSSKGIAKVSRRDLAEIVASKRLGATTVATTMIAAELAGIKFFVTGGLGGVHRGWEHNLDISADLDEFAQTNVTVVCAGAKSILDLPATLEYLETKGVPVIGYKTKNLPAFFCRDSGLPLPISSDDLQHIAKTIKTKWELGLKGGVVVANPIPEEYALDPEYIDNIIASAVQEAEEKGVVGKNITPFLLGKIVEMTGGKSLEANIHLVKNNAKVGAQLAVSYFNS, encoded by the coding sequence ATGAATAAATATTTAGCTTTATCACAAGAAGTTAAGGATGGTATTGCAAAGGGTTTGCCAATTGTTGCATTAGAATCAACAATTATTTCTCACGGTATGCCTTATCCTCAAAATGTAAAAATGGCTCGAGAAGTTGAACAAATTATACGAGAAAATGGTGCTGTACCTGCAACAATTGCAATTGTTGATGGAAAAATCAAAATTGGTTTATCTGATGATGAACTAGAAATGTTTGGTAGCAGCAAGGGTATTGCGAAAGTTTCACGCCGAGATTTAGCTGAAATTGTTGCATCAAAACGTTTAGGAGCAACAACAGTTGCGACAACAATGATTGCAGCAGAACTTGCAGGAATTAAATTCTTCGTTACTGGTGGATTAGGTGGTGTTCATCGAGGTTGGGAACATAATTTAGATATATCAGCAGATTTAGATGAATTTGCTCAAACCAATGTAACGGTAGTTTGTGCAGGGGCTAAGTCAATTTTAGATCTTCCAGCAACATTAGAATACTTAGAAACAAAAGGTGTTCCTGTTATTGGTTATAAAACAAAAAATTTACCTGCTTTCTTCTGCCGTGATAGTGGATTACCTCTACCTATTTCTTCTGATGACTTGCAACATATTGCTAAAACAATTAAAACTAAGTGGGAGTTAGGTTTAAAAGGCGGTGTGGTTGTCGCAAACCCAATTCCTGAGGAGTATGCTTTAGATCCTGAATATATTGATAATATTATTGCAAGTGCTGTTCAGGAAGCGGAAGAAAAAGGAGTAGTAGGAAAAAATATTACCCCATTCTTATTAGGTAAAATTGTAGAAATGACAGGAGGTAAAAGTCTTGAGGCAAATATCCATTTGGTTAAAAATAACGCGAAAGTTGGAGCACAACTTGCGGTCAGTTATTTTAACTCATAA